The genomic segment GTCAAGGCGCTGGAGTCTTACGGAATTCAGATTTCGGAGCGGGTTCCCCTGCACGTGGGTCGCAACCCGCACAACGAACACTATCTCAATACCAAGCAAAGCAAGCTCGGCCACTGGCTCGAGACTCATCAGGATGACGACCCGGCCTGATTGAGCCGGTTGGCAGAGTCGGCTGATAGCACGGCTGCGCTATCAGCCAGCAGTGATCACTTGATGGCGGTCAGGGCGGCGTTACCGAGGCGGTCAATCCGACTGGCGATGGCGCTACGGATACCTTCCGGGTCCAGCCCGCATTCCTTGAGCAATTCCCCGTGCTTGCCATGGTCGACGAAGCGGTCAGGCAAGCCCAGCTGCAGCACAGGCAGCATCACTTCCCGTTTATTCAGGCATTCGGTCACTGCGCTACCGGCACCGCCGGCCACCACGTTTTCTTCCAGCGTTACCAGCAGGTCATGTTGTTCGGCCAGTTCCAGTACCAGGCTCTCATCCAGTGGTTTAACGAAACGCATATCCGCCACTGTCGCATTCAGGCTGTCGGCCGCTTCCAGGGCTGAGCCCAACAGGGTGCCAAAGTTAAGTATGGCCACCCGAGCGCCCTCGCGAACAACGCGACCCTTGCCGAGGGGCAGAGCCGTCAGCGCCTGCTGGATTTCGGCACCGGGGCCGGTGCCCCGGGGGTAGCGCACGGCAGCTGGGCCATGGTACTGAAGACCGGTGTGCAGGAGCTGGCGGGTTTCGTTTTCATCTGAGGGGGTCATCACCACCATTTTCGGGATGCAGCGGAGATAGCTGATGTCGAACGCGCCGGCATGGGTCGGGCCGTCTTCGCCCACCAGCCCCGCCCGGTCGATGGCAAACAGCACGTCCAGATCCTGGATGGCAACGTCGTGAATCAGTTGGTCATAGCCCCGTTGCAGAAATGTGGAATAGATGGCCACGACGGGTTTGGCACCGTCACAGGCCAGTCCGGCGGCCAGGGTGACCGCGTGTTGTTCGGCGATGGCGACGTCAAAGTAGCGGTCCGGGTAGCGTTCGGAAAACGCCAGCAGGTCTGAGCCTTCACACATGGCGGGTGTAATGCCGACCACGCGCTCATCCTGCTCGGCGGCATCGCACAGCCACTGTCCGAAGACGTTGGCGTATTTTGGTTTGGCCTGCTTCGGTTTGACCGGCTCCGGTTTGCTCGGTGGCACGGGTTCAATCTTGTTGATGGCGTGATAGCCAATGGGGTCCGCCTCTGCGGGCGCAAAGCCCTTGCCTTTGGTGGTGACCACATGCAGGAACTGCGGGCCGTCCAGCTCCCGGATGTTCTCCAGGGTTTCAACCAGCAATGGCAGGTCGTGGCCATCAATGGGGCCGATGTAGTTGAAGCCCAGTTCCTCGAACAGCGTGCCCGGGGCAATCATGCCCTTGAAGTGTTCTTCGGTTTTCTTCGCCAGCGCCATCAGGTGTGGGGTGCTTTTCAGCACTTTCTTGCTGCTGTCCCGAACCTGGTTGTAGGTTCGGCTGGCCAGCAGCTTGGCAAAATAGTTGGACAACCCGCCCACGTTGCGGGAGATCGACATGTCATTATCGTTCAGGATTACGAGCATGTCGGCATGCAGATGGCCGGCGTGGTTCAGGGCTTCGAAGGCCATCCCGGCGGTCATTGCGCCGTCGCCGATTACGGCAATGCTCTTGCGCCCGGTATTCTGCATGCGGGCTGCAATGGCCATGCCCAGTGCGGCGCTGATGGATGTGCTGGAGTGGCCAACGCCAAAGGTGTCGTATTCACTTTCCGCGCGTTTCGGGAACCCGGCCAGGCCATCCTTGCGGCGGATGCTGCCCATCTGTTCCCGGCGACCAGTCAGGATCTTGTGGGGGTAGGCCTGGTGGCCAACATCCCAGACCAGTCGATCTTCAGGCGTATTGAAGACATAGTGCAGGGCGACGGTCAGTTCCAGAACGCCGAGGCCGGCACCAAAGTGCCCGCCGGTCTGGCCGACAGACCAGAGCAGGAAAGCCCGGAGTTCTCTGGCCAGTTGTGGAAGATCTTCCTCGGGCAGGGTGCGCAGCTGGGCGGGCACGTCAATCCGGTCAAGAATGGGCGTGTTGGGCCGCTGCGACGGGATTTCCCTGAAAATGTATGTGTCCTGCATCAGCTCGGGTCTTTATCGGAATATGGGTTCTATGACTGGCATTATAAGGGAACAGGGAGGTGTGTTTCACACTTCCCGGGCCAGATGTTACAAAACGGTGTCGTCATACCGGCCGATTCTTGTTTGTCAGCGCGGTTCAGTGGCTTCTGGCCACCACATAATCGGCCATGGCCCTTAGCACCTCGGCTTCGTCGCCGAAACTGTCCAGGGCACTCTGGGCCTGATCCAGCAGCTTCTCCAGGTGTCCCCTGGCGCCGGAAACACCCAGCAGGGCCGGATAGGTGGGTTTCTCCCTGGCGGCGTCCGAGCCCTGTCGCTTTCCGATGACTTCGGTATCGCCTTCAATATCCAGCAGGTCATCCTGCACCTGAAACGCCAGGCCCAGGGCGCTGGCAAAATCAGACAGGGCGGCCAGTTGTTGGTCTGTGACCGAACCGGATGCCAGCGCGCCAAGGCGAACACTGGCTTCGATCAGGGCGCCGGTTTTGTGGCGATGCATGGACTCAAGCTGTTCTATGGTCAGTTGGCGGCCAACCGATTCCAGATCAATGGCCTGGCCGCCAACCATGCCCTGATGTCCGCTGGCGGTCGCCAGTTCCCGAATCATTGCGATGCGTTGTTGGTCGGACAGCTCCGGGGCCTCCGCCAGAAGTGCAAAGGCCAGTGTTTGCAGCGCATCGCCGGCCAGTATGGCGCTGGCCTCATCAAACGCGATGTGAACGGTTGGTCGGCCACGCCGAAGGTCGTCGTCATCCATGGCGGGCAGGTCGTCGTGCACCAGGGAATAGGCGTGCACCAGTTCCAGCGCACAGGCGGGGGCCAGCGCCGCTAATGGATCGGCGCCGATGGCGCGGGCCGCGGCCAGGCACAATGCCGGGCGAATGCGCTTGCCACCGCCCAGAACGCTGTAGCGCATGGCCTCATCCAGCCTGGGTGAGGCGGCGCCATCGCGAATAGAGCGTTCCAGTGCCTGGTCAATCTGCTGGCGGGATTGCTCCAGAAATTCCAGAGCCAGGGACAGGCGCTCACTCATCAGTTGGCATCATCCGCTGAAAAGGGACGGGTCTCCAGGGAGCCATCGCTGTTCTGAACCAGCTGTTCAACACGCTGTTCGGCGGTTTTCAGGGCGGTCTGGCATTCTCGGGTGAGCTTTACGCCCCGTTCGAAGGCTGCCAGTGACTGCTCCAGCGAAAGCTCTCCCTGCTCAAGATCGCGAACCAATCGTTCAAGTTCGTCCAGGGATTTTTCAAAGTCGGCAATGGATGTGCTGCTGTTATTCTCACCGGCCATGGGCGACCTCCGGTCAGGTGTTTCGGAAATTGCGCGGATTATATCAGAGTCCCTGAGCTATCGCTGCCAGGCGAATTGGCGTTTTTCCAGAGTGACAGCATTCGGTCCCCAGGATTGCTCGGTGACTGACACCTGGCCCTGTCGGGACACGGTAACAACCGTGGTTGCTCGGGTTCCGTAGTGGTCGCCGACGATGAATGGTGAAGACAGAAATCGCTCGGTTTCCATGCCAACGCCGGTATCCGGAAGGCTCCGGTCGGGCGCTGGCGTGGTGTCCTGCAAGAGTGACAGTAGCTGTTTGTGCAGCGGCGCCGGGTCTTGGCGCGCTTGTTCCACGCAATGGCCAACGGCCTTGCGTAGCCTCAGCAGTTTTGGCCAGGGGGTCTGCAGCAGGTGGTTGCTCAGGCCATAAACGCCCCGGAATACCTGCCGGCCCGGGTGGGCGTCCCGATTGCTGTAATACCAGCCTCCAAGACCGGTCAGCTTCACCAGGTTGAACCCCGCATAGCGCCCGGGCTCTGCATCCAGTGAGGATTGCAGTTCACCGGTTGAGAGTCTCAGTGCGTGTAAGGGCAGTTCGCCACGGCTTTGGCGGCCAGCCTCGGGGCTTCCTTCCCGCACATTGGTAACGGCTGTTACCGTGCCGTCGGTATTGACCGCCAACCAGGTGCCGCCGGATTCCAGGTCCTGTCCGGCCAGAATCTGCTGGCCGCTGTTATCCTGCCACCAGTCCATGGCGGCGGTGGGGCGCCGGAAGAACTCGTCCCGGTTGGCTGCCACCACCAGGGGAAATTCCGGGCTTTGTCCGATGGCGAAAGCAATGAGGCACATGGTCGATGGCAATCCTTTAATTGAATTGGGAGGCTGCAGCGTTTGGCAACAATGCGTATCATACCAGCCTGATTTATTCCCGGGATTAAGCAAACAAACATGACCCTGATCGGTATATTCATTCTGTATCTGGCACTAGGTGCACTGGCAGGCACCATGGCAGGCCTGTTCGGAATCGGCGGTGGCCTGGTGATCGTTCCGGTGCTGATTTTCACTTTTGGCTTCCAGGGGTTCAGTGCCGAGATCGCCGCTCACCTCGCTATTGGTACTTCTCTGGCCACGATTGTCTTTACGTCCATCAGTTCCATCCGCACCCACCATATCCATGGGGCTGTCCGGTGGGAACTGGTGCGGCCCATGACGGTCGGAATCATCGTCGGGGCGTTGGCCGGGGCGTGGACGGCATCGCTGCTGAGTGGCCCGATGCTGAAAACCATCATTGGCGCCTTTGCGATTCTGGTCGCGGTGAAAATGCTGCTGGAAGCAAACCCTAAGCCCGGTCGGGATGTGCCTGGTAACGCCGGGCTCGGGGTGGCCGGTGGGTTTGTGGGCTGGGCATCTGCCATCTTCGGAATTGGTGGTGGCACACTCTCCGTGCCTTACCTCACCTGGTGTAACGTGCGCATGCAACAGGCTGTCGCCACGTCCGCGGCCTGTGGCTTGCCGATTGCCTTGGCTGGTGCTGCTGGCAACATCTGGACCGGCTGGCAGAACCCGCAGCTGCCCGATTTCAGTATTGGGTTTATCTATTTGCCGGCGTTGGTCGGTATTGTTGCCACCAGTGTCTTTTTTGCCCGTTTCGGTGCAAAGCTGGCACACAAGCTGGATGGCCGCCTGTTGAAGAAGATATTTGCCGTTGTGCTGATCCTCGTCGGCCTCCGATTCCTGCTGAGTTGAGAGCGTATTCATGTTGCAACACCCGCAGATTGACCCGGTGGCCATCGCCATCGGCCCCCTGAAAATCCACTGGTATGGCCTGACCTACCTGGTTGGCTTCGCCGCTGGCTGGTGGCTTGGCCGCCTGCGTAGCCGCAAACCCTGGTCGCCCCTGAATGAAGAGCAAGTAGGTGACCTGCTGTTTTACATGGCCCTGGGGGTTATTCTCGGTGGCCGTTTCGGGTATGTGGTGTTTTATAACTTCGATGCCTTCCTGGCCGACCCGTTATGGTTGTTGCGGGTGTGGGAAGGGGGAATGTCGTTCCATGGCGGCCTGCTGGGCGTTATGCTGGCGATGTGGTGGTTCGGGCGTAAAACGTCGGCCGGGTTCTGGAGCATCGCCGATTTTGTGGCGCCGCTGGTGCCGGTGGGCCTGGGCGCGGGCCGCATCGGCAACTTCATCAATGGGGAGCTCTGGGGCAAACCGACGGATGTGTCCTGGGGCATGGTGTTCCGCACCGCTCCAGACAGCCTGGCCAGGCACCCCTCCCAGCTCTACCAGTTTGCCCTGGAAGGCGTGGTACTGTTCGCCATCCTGTGGTGGTTCTCCTCCCGGCCGCGCCCGAAAATGGCCGTCTCTGGCCTGTTTCTGGCCTGCTATGGCAGCTTCCGATTCTTTACCGAATTCTTCCGCCAACCTGACCCGCAACTGGGTTACCTGGCCTTCGACTGGCTGACCATGGGGCAGGTGCTATCGTTGCCCATGGTTATTGCCGGCGCTGCCCTGATTGTTATTGCTTACCGGAGAAACGCTGCATGAAAGCTTACCTCGACCTGATGCAAGACGTTGTCGACAACGGATTCGACAAGGGTGACCGCACCGGGGTTGGCACCCGCTCCGTGTTCGGCCGGCAAATGCGCTTCAACTTGCAGGACGGCTTCCCCCTGGTGACCACCAAGAAAGTCCACCTGCGAAGCATCATCTACGAATTGTTGTGGTTCCTGAAAGGCTCCACTGACAACAACTGGCTGGCGGAACGAAAGGTCAGCATCTGGAATGAATGGGCACTCGATAATGGCGACCTGGGGCCGATTTACGGCAAGCAGTGGCGCAGCTGGCAGTGCCACGACGGTCGGGTGATCGATCAGATCAGCGAGGTTATCGAGCAAATCCGAACCAAGCCAAACTCCCGGCGCCTGATTGTCTCCGCCTGGAACCCGGCGGAACTGCCGGACGAGTCAGTCAGTCCTCAGGATAATGTGCGGGAAGGGCGCATGGCGCTCGCTCCCTGCCATTGTCTGTTCCAGTTCTATGTGGCGGACGGCAAGCTGTCTTGCCAGCTTTACCAGCGCAGTGCGGATCTGTTTTTGGGGGTGCCTTTCAACATTGCGTCTTATGCTTTGTTGACCCACATGATTGCCCAGCAGTGTGATCTGGACGTTGGTGAGTTTGTGCACACGTTTGGGGACTGTCACTTGTACAGTAATCACCTGACCGACGATATCGTGTTCGAGCAGCTAAAGCGCGAGCCCCGTGCGTTGCCGAAGCTGGTGATCAAGCGCAAGCCGGAATCGATTTTTGATTACGAGCTGGAAGATTTCGAATTCGAAGGTTATGACCCTTACCCGGTGATTAAGGCCCCGATAGCGATCTGACTTCGAGTTGCGGAGCGCGGACCGATTGGCTGGGGGGAGGCAGGTCAGCGGGTGGGGCTTTCCGAAAAACGCTGTGAATACGTCCGTGTACGCTTGGCTCCGCCATCCATGGCTCCGCACATTTTCGGAAAGCCCCACCCACTGCCCTGCTTTCGAACAATGGTGATCGAAGATCCCGTATGCGCAGTAAGGTTTTAAACAGTCCGGCCTGCCTGAATGGTTAAGCCGCAAGGGGGCGGGGATGCCTCTCCAAAAATGTGCGGAGCCATGGATGGCGGAGCCCAAGCCGCGCAGGGATGCCTTGAGGCGTTTTTTGGAGAGGCATCCCCGCCCTCTTGCCGCCCCCCAAGGCTCAAGCCAAAGGCCCAGAACTCCAGGTTATGAGGACCAAATATGAGAAAGGCACTGATTGTTGCGATGTCCCGGAATCGCGTCATTGGGCGGGACAACAAGCTCCCCTGGTATCTGCCTGGCGATCTGCGTTATTTCAAGCAGGCCACGATGGGTAAGCCCATCATCATGGGGCGGAAAACCTGGGATTCTATCGGAAGACCACTGCCGGGGCGGATGAATGTGGTGATTTCCAGAAACCCGGAATGGCAGGCGCCCGCCGGCACGGTTGCGGCGGCATCATTGGATGAGGCGTTGGTCAAGGCTCAGGCCCAGGCGGAGCTGGAGGGTGGTGATGAGGTAATGATTATCGGCGGTGGCCAGATCTACGCCGAGGCGCTGCCCATGGTTGACCGGATGTACATCACACAGGTACACGCCGAGGTAGATGGCGACGCTTACTTTCCGGAAGTGAACTGGGATGACTGGGAAGAAATCGGACGCGAAGATTTCTCCGCGTCTGACAACAATCCTTACGACTACAGCTTTGTCGTCTACCAGCGTAGCCGGTCAGCCTGACCGGCTAGCGGTTCTGGCCCTTAGCGCGGGGCGCGCTTGGGGCCATTGGCAGAGGGCTTGCCGCCTTTGCCAGCAGGCTTGCCCTTGGGCGGTCCCTTGCGGAAGCCGGGCTTGCCATCTTTGCTGAATTTCTTGCCGGGTCCACCCTTGCGGAAACCGCCTTTGCCCGGAGGTGGGCCTTTGCGGTCGCGACGGGGCGCTGCGGACACTTCCGGCAGGGCTTCGGGCTGCTCCAGCGGCAGTGAATCCGGCTGGGAGGCTTCAAGCAAGCAAGCCAGGGCGCCAGCAACGGCGGCCATGTCCATGTCATTGCGCTCGGCAATGTCGTCCAGCAGGGCAATGGCCTTGGCAGATCGGGGATCGTTGGTGAAGCCCAGCAGTTGCTCTTCAAACTGCTCTACCCGCATTTTCTGCAGCGCAGCCGGTGACGGCAGCTGGTACGGTTCCATCGGCGAGTTGGTGGCCCGCTCCAGGGTGCGCAGCCAACTGCGCTCGCGCGGTGTGACTAACAGAATTGCCTTACCGGTACGGCCCGCACGGCCTGTACGACCAACCCGGTGGATGTACGCCTCGGTGTC from the Marinobacter sp. LQ44 genome contains:
- the dxs gene encoding 1-deoxy-D-xylulose-5-phosphate synthase: MQDTYIFREIPSQRPNTPILDRIDVPAQLRTLPEEDLPQLARELRAFLLWSVGQTGGHFGAGLGVLELTVALHYVFNTPEDRLVWDVGHQAYPHKILTGRREQMGSIRRKDGLAGFPKRAESEYDTFGVGHSSTSISAALGMAIAARMQNTGRKSIAVIGDGAMTAGMAFEALNHAGHLHADMLVILNDNDMSISRNVGGLSNYFAKLLASRTYNQVRDSSKKVLKSTPHLMALAKKTEEHFKGMIAPGTLFEELGFNYIGPIDGHDLPLLVETLENIRELDGPQFLHVVTTKGKGFAPAEADPIGYHAINKIEPVPPSKPEPVKPKQAKPKYANVFGQWLCDAAEQDERVVGITPAMCEGSDLLAFSERYPDRYFDVAIAEQHAVTLAAGLACDGAKPVVAIYSTFLQRGYDQLIHDVAIQDLDVLFAIDRAGLVGEDGPTHAGAFDISYLRCIPKMVVMTPSDENETRQLLHTGLQYHGPAAVRYPRGTGPGAEIQQALTALPLGKGRVVREGARVAILNFGTLLGSALEAADSLNATVADMRFVKPLDESLVLELAEQHDLLVTLEENVVAGGAGSAVTECLNKREVMLPVLQLGLPDRFVDHGKHGELLKECGLDPEGIRSAIASRIDRLGNAALTAIK
- the ispA gene encoding (2E,6E)-farnesyl diphosphate synthase, producing MSERLSLALEFLEQSRQQIDQALERSIRDGAASPRLDEAMRYSVLGGGKRIRPALCLAAARAIGADPLAALAPACALELVHAYSLVHDDLPAMDDDDLRRGRPTVHIAFDEASAILAGDALQTLAFALLAEAPELSDQQRIAMIRELATASGHQGMVGGQAIDLESVGRQLTIEQLESMHRHKTGALIEASVRLGALASGSVTDQQLAALSDFASALGLAFQVQDDLLDIEGDTEVIGKRQGSDAAREKPTYPALLGVSGARGHLEKLLDQAQSALDSFGDEAEVLRAMADYVVARSH
- a CDS encoding exodeoxyribonuclease VII small subunit; this encodes MAGENNSSTSIADFEKSLDELERLVRDLEQGELSLEQSLAAFERGVKLTRECQTALKTAEQRVEQLVQNSDGSLETRPFSADDAN
- a CDS encoding NRDE family protein, with the translated sequence MCLIAFAIGQSPEFPLVVAANRDEFFRRPTAAMDWWQDNSGQQILAGQDLESGGTWLAVNTDGTVTAVTNVREGSPEAGRQSRGELPLHALRLSTGELQSSLDAEPGRYAGFNLVKLTGLGGWYYSNRDAHPGRQVFRGVYGLSNHLLQTPWPKLLRLRKAVGHCVEQARQDPAPLHKQLLSLLQDTTPAPDRSLPDTGVGMETERFLSSPFIVGDHYGTRATTVVTVSRQGQVSVTEQSWGPNAVTLEKRQFAWQR
- a CDS encoding sulfite exporter TauE/SafE family protein, with the protein product MTLIGIFILYLALGALAGTMAGLFGIGGGLVIVPVLIFTFGFQGFSAEIAAHLAIGTSLATIVFTSISSIRTHHIHGAVRWELVRPMTVGIIVGALAGAWTASLLSGPMLKTIIGAFAILVAVKMLLEANPKPGRDVPGNAGLGVAGGFVGWASAIFGIGGGTLSVPYLTWCNVRMQQAVATSAACGLPIALAGAAGNIWTGWQNPQLPDFSIGFIYLPALVGIVATSVFFARFGAKLAHKLDGRLLKKIFAVVLILVGLRFLLS
- the lgt gene encoding prolipoprotein diacylglyceryl transferase; translated protein: MLQHPQIDPVAIAIGPLKIHWYGLTYLVGFAAGWWLGRLRSRKPWSPLNEEQVGDLLFYMALGVILGGRFGYVVFYNFDAFLADPLWLLRVWEGGMSFHGGLLGVMLAMWWFGRKTSAGFWSIADFVAPLVPVGLGAGRIGNFINGELWGKPTDVSWGMVFRTAPDSLARHPSQLYQFALEGVVLFAILWWFSSRPRPKMAVSGLFLACYGSFRFFTEFFRQPDPQLGYLAFDWLTMGQVLSLPMVIAGAALIVIAYRRNAA
- a CDS encoding thymidylate synthase, which translates into the protein MKAYLDLMQDVVDNGFDKGDRTGVGTRSVFGRQMRFNLQDGFPLVTTKKVHLRSIIYELLWFLKGSTDNNWLAERKVSIWNEWALDNGDLGPIYGKQWRSWQCHDGRVIDQISEVIEQIRTKPNSRRLIVSAWNPAELPDESVSPQDNVREGRMALAPCHCLFQFYVADGKLSCQLYQRSADLFLGVPFNIASYALLTHMIAQQCDLDVGEFVHTFGDCHLYSNHLTDDIVFEQLKREPRALPKLVIKRKPESIFDYELEDFEFEGYDPYPVIKAPIAI
- a CDS encoding dihydrofolate reductase codes for the protein MRKALIVAMSRNRVIGRDNKLPWYLPGDLRYFKQATMGKPIIMGRKTWDSIGRPLPGRMNVVISRNPEWQAPAGTVAAASLDEALVKAQAQAELEGGDEVMIIGGGQIYAEALPMVDRMYITQVHAEVDGDAYFPEVNWDDWEEIGREDFSASDNNPYDYSFVVYQRSRSA